A stretch of Pseudomonas taetrolens DNA encodes these proteins:
- a CDS encoding MFS transporter codes for MTSTVAQASLVAPSRKRFFIMVLLFITVVINYLDRSNLSIAAPALTSDLGIDPIHVGLIFSAFGWTYAAMQIPGGWLVDRVPPRILYSVALLLWSVATVMLGFAASFIALFVLRMAVGALEAPAYPINSRVVTTWFPERERATAIGFYTSGQFVGLAFLTPVLAWLQHQWGWHMVFVSTGVVGIIWAVIWYAVYREPRDFKGANQAEIDLIIEGGGLVDIQAQTAKRKAPFSWYDLGIVLSKRKLWGIYLGQFCLNSTLWFFLTWFPTYLVKYRGMDFIKSGLLASLPFLAAFVGVLCSGFFSDWLIRRGYSVGFARKLPIIGGLLISTSIIGANFVESTPLVIAFLALAFFGNGLASITWSLVSTLAPARLLGLTGGVFNFIGNLSAIATPIVIGFLATGDSFAPAITYISVLALLGALSYILLVGKVERIEL; via the coding sequence ATGACAAGCACTGTCGCGCAAGCGTCACTGGTGGCGCCTAGCCGCAAGCGTTTTTTCATTATGGTTCTGTTGTTTATCACCGTGGTGATCAACTATCTGGACCGTAGCAACCTGTCGATTGCCGCCCCCGCGCTGACCAGCGACCTGGGAATTGACCCGATTCACGTCGGGCTGATCTTCTCGGCCTTTGGCTGGACCTACGCTGCCATGCAAATCCCTGGCGGCTGGCTGGTGGACCGCGTGCCGCCACGGATTCTCTACAGCGTCGCGTTGCTGCTGTGGTCGGTGGCCACGGTGATGCTCGGTTTCGCTGCCAGCTTTATCGCGCTGTTTGTACTGCGCATGGCTGTGGGCGCACTGGAGGCCCCGGCATACCCGATCAACAGCCGTGTCGTGACCACCTGGTTTCCGGAGCGCGAACGCGCCACCGCCATTGGCTTTTACACCTCAGGGCAGTTTGTCGGGCTAGCGTTTTTGACCCCGGTGCTGGCGTGGCTGCAGCATCAATGGGGTTGGCACATGGTGTTTGTCAGCACCGGTGTGGTCGGGATTATCTGGGCAGTTATCTGGTACGCGGTGTACCGCGAGCCGCGTGATTTCAAAGGCGCCAACCAGGCGGAGATCGACCTGATTATCGAAGGCGGCGGGCTGGTGGATATCCAGGCGCAAACGGCTAAGCGCAAGGCGCCATTCAGTTGGTACGACCTCGGTATCGTGCTCAGCAAGCGTAAGTTGTGGGGCATCTACCTGGGCCAGTTTTGCCTGAACTCGACGCTGTGGTTCTTCCTGACCTGGTTCCCGACCTACCTGGTGAAATACCGCGGCATGGACTTCATCAAATCCGGATTGCTGGCTTCGCTGCCGTTCCTGGCTGCGTTTGTCGGTGTGCTGTGTTCGGGGTTCTTTTCCGACTGGCTGATTCGCCGCGGTTATTCGGTGGGTTTTGCCCGCAAGCTACCGATCATTGGCGGGCTGCTGATTTCGACCTCGATCATTGGCGCCAACTTTGTCGAATCGACGCCGCTGGTGATTGCGTTTCTGGCGCTGGCGTTTTTCGGTAACGGCCTGGCATCGATCACCTGGTCGCTGGTGTCGACCCTGGCTCCGGCGCGACTGCTGGGGCTGACCGGAGGCGTGTTCAATTTCATCGGCAATCTGTCCGCCATCGCCACGCCAATCGTGATCGGTTTTCTGGCGACGGGTGACTCGTTTGCTCCGGCAATTACCTATATTTCGGTGCTGGCACTGCTGGGGGCGCTGTCTTACATCTTGCTGGTGGGCAAGGTTGAGAGGATCGAACTGTAG